The Bacillaceae bacterium IKA-2 DNA window AACACAAGCAAAATTGAATCGTGGTGCTCGTACGGTTGAAGTCTTAAAGCAAGGCTTACATGAGCCACTGTCAGTTGAAAAACAAGTAATAATTCTATTCGCATTAACGAAAGGTTTCATAGATGATATCGCTATTGAAGAAGTAAAGCGTTTTGAAGAAGAACTCTTTACACACTTTGATCACAACAATAAAAATCTTTTAGAGCACATCCGTTCAACTGGTAAACTCCCTGATGATAGTGAATTAAAAGCTGTGATTGGAGCATTTAAGAAAAACTTCGTGAGTTCAAAATAAATGAGGAGTTCAAAAAGGTGGTGAACGGAACATGGCTTCTTTAAGAGATATAAAAGGTAGGATAACATCTACAAAGAAGACGATGCAAATTACAAGGGCGATGCAAATGGTATCTGCAGCCAAGCTTAACAAAGCTCAAATAAAGGCTCAGAATTTTCAGCCATATACAGATAAAATTCGTAATGTTGTTGTTTCTATTGCTAGTGGCGAGTCAGTTAAAACGCATCCAATGCTAGAAAGTCGCCCAGTTATGAAAACGGGATATATCGTTCTTACGTCTGATCGTGGCTTAGCGGGTGCTTATAACTCATCGATCTTACGTGCTGTTATGAATACCATTAAAGCGCGTCACAAGTCGTCAGATGAATACGGTTTAATTGTCATGGGGCGTATCGGCCGTGATTTTTTCAAAAGACGGAATATGCCGATCATTCAAGAAATAGTCGGTTTATCTGACAATCCGAAGTATGCAGATATTAAGAATATTGCAAACACAACTGTTCAGATGTTTACGGATGGAATTTTTGACGAATTGTTTGTGTACCATAACCACTTTGTCAGCGCACTTACACAAAGGGTTACAGAAACAAAGTTGTTACCGTTAACTGATCTTACTGGTGATCATCCAGTAAGTCTTGAATATATTTATGAACCAAATGAAGATGTCATTCTAGAGCAGCTCTTGCCACATTATGCTGAAAGCTTAATTTTTGGCTCGGTACTAGATGCAAAAGCTAGTGAATTTGGCTCGAGAATGACGGCAATGAGTTCAGCTACTGATAACGCCGGCTCACTTATTGATGAGCTTTCACTCAAATATAATCGCGCACGACAAGCAGCCATTACCCAAGAGATTACAGAAATTGTTGGTGGAGCAGTAGCGCTTGAATAGCCTTATCTCTGCTTGAATGGAAGTTAGGAGGAAAAATTAATGAACAAAGGACGCGTAACTCAAGTTATGGGACCTGTTGTTGACGTAAAATTCAATCGCGGTGAATTACCTAAAATCTATAACGCATTAAAGATAAGTTACAAAGCAAAATCAGCTGGTGAAGTTGATATTGAGTTAACATTAGAAGTTGCTCTTCACTTAGGTGACGATTCGGTACGAACAGTTGCAATGGCTTCAACAGATGGTGTTGTTCGTGGTATAGAAGTGTTAGACACAGGCGCCTCGATTACAGTACCAGTGGGTGAAGTAACATTAGGACGAGTATTTAACGTATTAGGTGAAAATATTGACCTAGGTGAGCCGTTAGCGCCTGGTGGAAGAAAAGATCCGATTCATAGAGCAGCACCAAAGTACGAAGAACTTTCAACGAAAACTGAAATTCTTGAAACAGGAATTAAAGTAGTAGACTTACTAGCTCCTTACATTAAGGGTGGTAAAATTGGTCTTTTTGGTGGAGCCGGTGTTGGTAAAACGGTTTTAATTCAAGAGTTAATCAATAACATTGCTCAGGAACACGGTGGTATCTCGGTATTTGCTGGTGTTGGAGAGCGTACTCGTGAAGGAAATGACCTTTACCACGAGATGAGTGAATCTGGAGTTATCAAGAAAACGGCGATGGTATTCGGTCAGATGAACGAACCTCCTGGAGCACGTATGCGTGTTGCCCTAACTGGTCTGACAATGGCAGAATATTTCCGTGATGATCAAGGCGCAGACGTACTATTGTTTATTGATAACATTTACCGCTTTACTCAAGCAGGTTCTGAAGTATCAGCTTTACTAGGACGTATGCCATCAGCGGTAGGTTATCAGCCAACATTGGCAACTGAGATGGGTCAGCTTCAAGAGCGGATCACTTCAACAAAAAAAGGTTCAGTTACATCAATCCAAGCGATTTACGTACCAGCAGATGACTATACAGATCCAGCACCTGCATCAGTATTCGCTCACTTAGATGCAACAACGAACCTTGAGCGTAAGCTTTCTGAGATGGGTATTTATCCTGCGGTAGACCCATTAAATTCAACTTCTCGAGCACTTTCTCCTGAAATTGTTGGTAAAGAACACTATGAAGTAGCACTTAACGTCCAACGGACACTTCAAAAATATAAAGAATTACAAGATATCATCGCTATCCTTGGTATGGATGAGTTATCAGAAGAAGACAAGCTCGTTGTACACCGTGCTCGTCGTATTCAGTTCTTCTTATCACAAAATTTCCACGTTGCTGAGCAATTTACAGGACAACTAGGTTCATATGTACCAGTTAAAGAAACTGTTGTTGGATTTAAAGAAATTCTTGATGGCAAGTATGATGACCTTCCAGAGGACGCATTCCGTCTTGTAGGACGTAT harbors:
- the atpG gene encoding ATP synthase F1 subunit gamma, whose translation is MASLRDIKGRITSTKKTMQITRAMQMVSAAKLNKAQIKAQNFQPYTDKIRNVVVSIASGESVKTHPMLESRPVMKTGYIVLTSDRGLAGAYNSSILRAVMNTIKARHKSSDEYGLIVMGRIGRDFFKRRNMPIIQEIVGLSDNPKYADIKNIANTTVQMFTDGIFDELFVYHNHFVSALTQRVTETKLLPLTDLTGDHPVSLEYIYEPNEDVILEQLLPHYAESLIFGSVLDAKASEFGSRMTAMSSATDNAGSLIDELSLKYNRARQAAITQEITEIVGGAVALE
- the atpD gene encoding F0F1 ATP synthase subunit beta, coding for MNKGRVTQVMGPVVDVKFNRGELPKIYNALKISYKAKSAGEVDIELTLEVALHLGDDSVRTVAMASTDGVVRGIEVLDTGASITVPVGEVTLGRVFNVLGENIDLGEPLAPGGRKDPIHRAAPKYEELSTKTEILETGIKVVDLLAPYIKGGKIGLFGGAGVGKTVLIQELINNIAQEHGGISVFAGVGERTREGNDLYHEMSESGVIKKTAMVFGQMNEPPGARMRVALTGLTMAEYFRDDQGADVLLFIDNIYRFTQAGSEVSALLGRMPSAVGYQPTLATEMGQLQERITSTKKGSVTSIQAIYVPADDYTDPAPASVFAHLDATTNLERKLSEMGIYPAVDPLNSTSRALSPEIVGKEHYEVALNVQRTLQKYKELQDIIAILGMDELSEEDKLVVHRARRIQFFLSQNFHVAEQFTGQLGSYVPVKETVVGFKEILDGKYDDLPEDAFRLVGRIEDVVAKAKSME